A genome region from Alkalimarinus coralli includes the following:
- the rpmC gene encoding 50S ribosomal protein L29 — MKANELREKSVEELNTELMSLLKEQFNLRMRKSTGQLNQGHLLRNVRRDIARVKTVLNQKAGN, encoded by the coding sequence ATGAAAGCGAATGAATTGCGTGAAAAATCAGTTGAAGAGCTGAACACAGAGTTGATGAGCTTGTTGAAAGAGCAGTTTAACTTGCGCATGCGTAAGTCTACTGGTCAACTTAATCAAGGTCACCTTCTTCGCAACGTTAGGCGCGACATCGCTCGTGTAAAAACAGTGTTGAATCAAAAGGCAGGTAACTAA
- the rpsE gene encoding 30S ribosomal protein S5: MSVNEQKAPELQEKLVQVNRVAKVVKGGRIFGFTALTVVGDGNGRVGFGRGKAREVPVAIQKAMDAARKNMVDVALNGTTLQYPIKARHGASKVYMQPASEGTGVIAGGAMRAVLEVAGVQNVLAKCYGSTNPVNVVRATVNGLKAMQSPESIAAKRGKSVEDIVG, translated from the coding sequence ATGAGTGTTAATGAACAAAAGGCGCCTGAACTTCAGGAAAAGCTGGTACAGGTTAACCGCGTAGCTAAAGTTGTTAAGGGTGGTCGAATTTTTGGCTTCACAGCTTTAACAGTGGTTGGTGATGGAAACGGTCGAGTTGGCTTTGGCCGCGGTAAGGCAAGAGAAGTTCCAGTTGCTATTCAAAAAGCTATGGATGCCGCACGTAAAAACATGGTCGACGTTGCCCTAAACGGAACTACGCTTCAGTACCCAATTAAAGCACGTCACGGAGCATCTAAGGTATACATGCAGCCAGCATCTGAAGGTACTGGTGTTATCGCCGGTGGCGCAATGCGTGCAGTATTGGAAGTTGCTGGTGTTCAGAACGTATTGGCTAAATGTTACGGTTCAACTAACCCGGTAAACGTTGTTCGCGCTACTGTAAATGGTTTGAAGGCGATGCAGTCTCCAGAATCTATTGCTGCTAAGCGCGGGAAATCAGTAGAAGATATTGTAGGATAA
- the rplO gene encoding 50S ribosomal protein L15 — translation MRLNSLSSAPGTKKAAKRVGRGIGSGLGKTCGRGHKGLKSRSGGTVPAGFEGGQQPLQRRLPKFGFTSRKSAFAAEIRLSELATLDVDVIDLDALKNANLVRRDTKTAKVFLSGELTKAVTIQGLGVTKGAREAITAAGGKVED, via the coding sequence ATGCGTCTTAATTCATTAAGTTCTGCTCCCGGTACAAAGAAAGCAGCCAAGCGTGTTGGTCGCGGTATTGGTAGTGGTTTGGGCAAAACCTGTGGTCGTGGTCACAAGGGTCTAAAATCTAGATCTGGTGGTACCGTGCCAGCTGGTTTCGAGGGTGGTCAACAGCCATTGCAGAGACGTTTGCCAAAGTTTGGTTTTACGTCAAGAAAATCAGCATTTGCTGCTGAAATTCGTTTGAGTGAGCTTGCTACTTTAGATGTCGATGTTATCGATCTGGATGCATTAAAAAATGCAAACCTCGTTAGAAGAGATACCAAGACAGCGAAAGTATTCTTATCTGGAGAGTTAACTAAAGCAGTTACTATTCAAGGTTTGGGTGTTACCAAAGGTGCACGCGAAGCGATTACTGCTGCAGGCGGAAAAGTCGAGGACTAA
- the rplN gene encoding 50S ribosomal protein L14 produces MIQTESMLDVADNSGARRVMCIKVLGGSHRRYARIGDVIKVTVKEAIPRGKVKKGQVLNAVVVRTRKGVRRPDGSLIRFDGNAAVLLNQQDAPIGTRIFGPVTRELRGEKYMKIVSLAPEVL; encoded by the coding sequence ATGATTCAAACTGAATCGATGCTAGACGTCGCAGATAACAGTGGTGCTCGTCGCGTTATGTGTATCAAGGTACTGGGTGGTTCACATAGACGCTACGCTCGAATTGGCGACGTAATAAAAGTTACCGTAAAGGAAGCAATTCCTCGCGGTAAAGTTAAAAAAGGTCAGGTCCTAAATGCTGTCGTAGTACGTACTCGCAAAGGCGTTCGTCGTCCAGACGGATCATTGATTCGTTTCGATGGTAACGCTGCAGTATTGCTTAATCAGCAGGATGCACCTATTGGTACTCGTATTTTTGGCCCTGTGACTCGAGAGTTGCGTGGTGAGAAGTACATGAAGATTGTTTCTTTAGCACCTGAAGTGCTTTAA
- the rpsC gene encoding 30S ribosomal protein S3: MGQKVHPTGIRLGIVKDHNSIWYAEKADYANNLLNDIEVREFLLERLSKASVSKIVIERPAQNARITIHTARPGIVIGKKGEDVDKLRRQISEMMGVPVHINIEEIRKPDLDAKLVAASVANQLERRVMFRRAMKRAVQNAMRQGAKGIKIQVGGRLGGAEIARSEWYREGRVPLHTLRADIDYATHEASTTYGIIGVKVWIFKGEILGGIEQVRAEKEAPKKKASKASR, translated from the coding sequence ATGGGTCAAAAGGTACATCCTACTGGTATCAGACTGGGTATTGTGAAAGACCACAACTCGATCTGGTACGCAGAAAAAGCAGATTATGCTAATAACTTGCTGAATGATATTGAGGTGCGAGAGTTTTTGCTTGAGCGTCTTTCAAAAGCGTCAGTAAGCAAAATTGTAATCGAACGTCCTGCGCAAAATGCACGCATTACCATTCATACCGCCCGTCCAGGGATTGTTATCGGTAAGAAGGGTGAAGATGTAGACAAGTTGCGTAGACAAATTAGTGAAATGATGGGTGTGCCTGTGCACATCAACATTGAAGAAATCAGAAAACCTGATCTTGATGCTAAATTGGTGGCTGCGAGTGTAGCAAACCAACTGGAGCGTCGAGTTATGTTCCGCCGTGCCATGAAGCGTGCAGTTCAAAACGCTATGCGTCAAGGCGCTAAGGGAATCAAAATTCAGGTGGGTGGCCGTTTGGGTGGTGCAGAAATTGCGCGTTCAGAATGGTATCGTGAAGGCAGGGTTCCTCTGCATACTTTACGAGCTGATATCGATTACGCAACTCACGAAGCATCAACTACCTACGGTATCATTGGTGTGAAAGTTTGGATCTTCAAAGGCGAAATTTTAGGCGGTATTGAACAGGTACGAGCCGAAAAAGAAGCGCCTAAGAAGAAAGCTTCTAAAGCTTCGAGGTAA
- the rplF gene encoding 50S ribosomal protein L6 — protein sequence MSRVANSPVELPSGTQVKLDGQEIEVKGSKGALSLNVHSAVEVKQEENVITFAARDGAKASRAQAGTARALVNNMVVGVSQGFEKKLQLIGVGYRAQVQGKKINLTLGFSHPVEYELPEGISAEMPTQTEIVLKGIDKQKIGQVAAEIRAFRPPEPYKGKGVRYSDENVRRKEAKKK from the coding sequence ATGTCAAGAGTTGCTAATTCTCCTGTCGAACTGCCATCTGGAACTCAGGTGAAGTTGGACGGGCAAGAAATCGAAGTAAAAGGTAGTAAAGGTGCACTCTCTTTAAATGTGCATTCAGCAGTTGAAGTTAAGCAAGAAGAGAATGTTATAACGTTTGCTGCGCGCGATGGAGCCAAAGCGTCTCGTGCACAGGCAGGTACTGCACGCGCTCTAGTCAACAACATGGTTGTTGGTGTTAGCCAAGGATTTGAGAAAAAACTGCAACTAATCGGTGTTGGTTACAGGGCTCAGGTTCAAGGCAAAAAGATAAACCTTACGTTAGGTTTCTCTCACCCTGTTGAGTATGAGCTTCCAGAGGGTATTTCTGCAGAAATGCCAACGCAGACTGAAATCGTACTTAAGGGTATCGATAAGCAGAAGATTGGCCAGGTTGCAGCAGAAATTCGAGCCTTCCGTCCGCCAGAGCCTTACAAAGGTAAAGGTGTTCGTTATTCGGACGAGAATGTAAGGCGTAAAGAGGCTAAGAAGAAGTAG
- the rpsQ gene encoding 30S ribosomal protein S17 has protein sequence MTEAASNARMLSGKVVSDKMDKSITVLIERRVKHPIYGKYVKRSTKLHAHDENNECNIGDTVTIQESRPLSKTKCWKLVEIVESASKV, from the coding sequence ATGACTGAAGCTGCATCTAATGCTCGCATGCTAAGCGGTAAGGTCGTGAGTGATAAGATGGATAAGTCCATCACTGTCTTGATTGAGCGACGCGTAAAGCATCCGATATACGGAAAATACGTGAAGCGTTCAACCAAGCTTCATGCTCATGACGAAAACAATGAGTGTAATATCGGCGATACAGTAACTATCCAGGAGAGTCGTCCTTTATCTAAGACGAAGTGCTGGAAGTTAGTCGAGATTGTCGAGAGTGCTTCTAAAGTGTAA
- the rplB gene encoding 50S ribosomal protein L2, with product MPVVKTKPTSPGRRHVVKVYHPDLHKGRPYAPLVEKKSKSGGRNNNGRITTRHIGGGHKQQYRIVDFKRNKDGIPSVVERIEYDPNRSAHIALLKYLDGERRYIIAPKGVKAGDEVRSGEDAPIKVGSTLPMRNIPVGSVIHCIELKPGKGAQIARSAGTYAQLVAREGAYATLRLRSGEMRKVLSECRATLGEVSNSEHSLRQLGKAGASRWRGVRPTVRGVVMNPVDHPHGGGEGRTSGGRHPVTPWGVPTKGHKTRKNKRTDKMIVRRRSAK from the coding sequence ATGCCAGTCGTAAAAACTAAACCAACGTCTCCCGGTCGTCGTCATGTAGTTAAGGTTTATCATCCTGACCTACATAAGGGGCGTCCTTATGCGCCGTTGGTAGAAAAGAAATCGAAGTCTGGTGGCCGTAATAATAACGGTCGCATCACTACTCGTCATATCGGTGGTGGTCATAAGCAGCAATACAGAATTGTAGACTTTAAGCGGAACAAAGATGGTATCCCATCTGTGGTTGAGCGTATTGAATACGATCCAAACCGTTCTGCGCATATTGCTCTGCTGAAATACCTTGATGGTGAGCGACGTTATATTATCGCTCCTAAGGGTGTTAAAGCAGGGGATGAAGTTCGCTCAGGAGAAGATGCCCCTATTAAAGTAGGTAGTACTTTACCAATGCGAAATATACCTGTGGGTAGTGTTATTCACTGTATAGAGCTTAAACCTGGTAAGGGTGCTCAGATTGCTCGTAGCGCTGGTACTTACGCTCAATTGGTCGCACGTGAAGGTGCTTATGCAACTTTGCGTTTGCGTTCAGGTGAGATGCGTAAAGTGTTGTCAGAGTGTCGTGCAACCTTGGGTGAAGTGTCTAACAGTGAGCACAGCTTGCGGCAGTTAGGTAAAGCGGGTGCATCACGTTGGCGCGGTGTAAGGCCAACAGTGCGTGGTGTTGTTATGAACCCAGTTGACCATCCACATGGTGGTGGTGAAGGGAGAACCTCTGGCGGACGTCATCCAGTAACACCTTGGGGTGTTCCGACCAAAGGGCATAAAACTCGCAAAAACAAACGTACTGATAAGATGATAGTGCGTCGTCGATCGGCCAAGTAA
- the rpsS gene encoding 30S ribosomal protein S19, with the protein MSRSLKKGPFIDLHLLKKVETALEKKDKKPIKTWSRRSTIFPEMIGLTIAVHNGRQHVPVFVTEDMVGHKLGEFAATRTYRGHAADKKAKKR; encoded by the coding sequence GTGTCACGTTCTTTGAAGAAAGGTCCTTTTATAGACCTGCATTTGTTAAAGAAGGTAGAAACAGCTCTGGAGAAAAAGGACAAGAAACCAATTAAGACTTGGTCTCGTCGTTCAACAATATTTCCAGAGATGATTGGCTTGACCATCGCTGTACACAATGGGCGTCAACACGTTCCAGTGTTTGTTACAGAAGATATGGTTGGCCATAAATTGGGCGAATTTGCAGCAACCCGCACGTATCGTGGGCATGCGGCAGATAAAAAAGCCAAAAAACGGTAG
- the rplE gene encoding 50S ribosomal protein L5: protein MPRMKEVYQKSVMPALQSEFAYKSVMQVPKIEKITLNMGVGEALGDKKQIDNAVADMEKLAGQKPVITKAKKSVAGFKIREGYPIGCKVTLRGDRMWEFFERLVDVAIPRVRDFRGLNPKSFDGRGNYSMGVREQIIFPEIDYDKVDKIRGLDITITTSAKTDEEGRSLLKAFNFPFKK, encoded by the coding sequence ATGCCTAGAATGAAAGAAGTGTATCAAAAATCGGTGATGCCTGCTCTGCAAAGTGAGTTCGCTTACAAAAGCGTTATGCAGGTACCGAAGATAGAAAAAATCACACTCAATATGGGTGTTGGTGAAGCTTTAGGTGATAAAAAGCAGATCGATAACGCTGTGGCGGATATGGAAAAGCTTGCGGGTCAAAAGCCTGTAATCACAAAGGCGAAAAAGTCCGTAGCAGGCTTTAAAATTCGTGAAGGCTACCCAATTGGTTGTAAGGTAACTCTTCGCGGCGATCGTATGTGGGAATTTTTCGAGAGATTAGTTGATGTTGCTATTCCTCGAGTTAGGGATTTCCGAGGCTTAAATCCTAAGTCGTTCGATGGTCGTGGAAACTACAGCATGGGTGTTCGAGAGCAGATCATTTTCCCTGAAATCGATTACGATAAAGTGGATAAGATTAGAGGTCTCGATATCACGATTACTACTTCAGCTAAGACGGATGAAGAAGGCCGTTCATTGCTGAAAGCCTTTAATTTCCCCTTTAAGAAATAA
- the rpsN gene encoding 30S ribosomal protein S14 — protein sequence MAKISMKMRELKREKTVAKFAEKRAELKAIIANPNTSDDDRWDAQVKLQKLPRNASPCRLRNRCQVTGRPHGVYRKFKLSRIKLREYGMNGDVPGLKKASW from the coding sequence ATGGCAAAAATATCGATGAAAATGCGTGAACTAAAGCGCGAGAAAACTGTAGCAAAGTTTGCTGAAAAGCGTGCCGAGCTAAAGGCGATTATTGCAAATCCTAATACGTCTGATGACGATCGTTGGGATGCGCAAGTTAAATTGCAAAAACTACCACGTAATGCAAGCCCTTGTAGACTTCGTAACCGTTGTCAGGTTACTGGTCGTCCACATGGTGTATATCGTAAGTTTAAGTTGTCTCGCATAAAGTTACGCGAATACGGTATGAACGGTGATGTCCCTGGCTTGAAGAAAGCTAGCTGGTAA
- the rpsH gene encoding 30S ribosomal protein S8, translating into MSMQDTLADMFTRIRNGQLAEKASVSMPSSKMKVSLAEVLKKEGFIEDFGVDAEAKPTLTIELKYFDGKPVIEAIKRVSRPGLRQYKSVDELPKVSGGLGVAIISTSKGVMTDSAAREAGIGGEVICTVF; encoded by the coding sequence ATGAGTATGCAAGATACACTTGCGGATATGTTTACGCGTATTCGTAATGGACAGTTGGCTGAAAAGGCCTCTGTCTCTATGCCTTCATCAAAAATGAAGGTGTCTTTAGCCGAAGTGCTTAAGAAAGAAGGTTTTATAGAAGATTTTGGTGTTGATGCTGAGGCTAAGCCTACATTAACTATAGAGCTAAAATATTTCGATGGAAAGCCGGTTATTGAGGCGATCAAACGCGTCAGTCGTCCGGGTCTGCGTCAGTATAAGAGCGTGGATGAGTTACCGAAGGTCTCTGGTGGTTTAGGTGTTGCGATTATTTCAACATCAAAAGGCGTTATGACTGATAGCGCTGCTCGAGAGGCAGGTATCGGTGGTGAAGTCATCTGTACCGTATTCTAG
- the rpmD gene encoding 50S ribosomal protein L30: MAKAKTIKVTLTRSTIGRLPKHQACVAGLGLRRIGHTVEVEDTPSVRGMINKVNYMVKVEGE; encoded by the coding sequence ATGGCTAAGGCTAAGACAATCAAAGTTACATTAACTCGTAGCACGATTGGCCGACTACCAAAGCATCAGGCATGTGTAGCAGGTCTTGGACTACGTCGTATTGGTCATACTGTAGAAGTTGAGGATACTCCTTCAGTTCGCGGAATGATCAATAAAGTAAATTATATGGTTAAGGTCGAGGGAGAATAA
- the rplP gene encoding 50S ribosomal protein L16 has product MLQPKRTKFRKMQKGRNRGLAQRGSKVSFGEFGLKATGRGRITARQIESARRTISRQVKRTGKIWIRVFPDKPITQKPLEVRQGKGKGNVEYWICQIQPGRMLFEIEGVSEELAREAFTLATAKLPVPTTFVSRTVM; this is encoded by the coding sequence ATGTTGCAACCGAAACGTACCAAATTTCGTAAAATGCAAAAGGGCCGTAACCGCGGCCTGGCCCAACGAGGAAGCAAAGTTAGCTTTGGAGAGTTTGGCCTAAAGGCGACAGGTAGAGGTCGAATTACTGCGCGTCAGATTGAATCTGCTCGTAGAACGATCTCTCGTCAAGTTAAGCGTACTGGTAAGATCTGGATTCGTGTTTTTCCAGATAAACCTATTACACAGAAGCCGCTTGAAGTTCGTCAGGGTAAGGGTAAAGGTAATGTAGAATACTGGATTTGCCAGATTCAACCCGGCCGTATGTTGTTTGAGATTGAAGGTGTTTCTGAAGAGCTTGCTCGTGAAGCATTTACGCTGGCAACAGCCAAATTACCTGTTCCTACAACATTTGTTTCGAGGACGGTGATGTAA
- the rplV gene encoding 50S ribosomal protein L22 — protein MEVAAKLKGANLSAQKARLVADQVRGKAVEDALNILTFSPKKAAHLIKKVLESAIANAEHNDGLDVDDLKVSTIFVDEATTMKRIRPRAKGRADRILKRTCHITVMVADN, from the coding sequence ATGGAAGTAGCCGCTAAATTAAAGGGTGCTAACCTATCTGCTCAGAAAGCGCGCTTGGTCGCAGACCAGGTTCGCGGAAAAGCCGTTGAGGACGCCCTGAATATTTTGACGTTCAGCCCTAAAAAAGCTGCACATTTGATTAAAAAAGTGCTCGAGTCCGCAATTGCGAATGCTGAGCATAACGACGGTTTAGATGTCGATGATTTGAAAGTCTCTACTATCTTTGTTGATGAAGCGACTACGATGAAGCGAATCAGGCCACGTGCTAAGGGTCGAGCTGACCGTATACTGAAACGTACATGCCATATTACGGTCATGGTCGCTGATAACTAG
- the rplR gene encoding 50S ribosomal protein L18 has product MSAKKESRERRARSTRFKIRELGATRLSVHRTPQHMYAQVLSADGSKVLASASTVEKELKDGSTGNVEAAGKVGKLIAERAKAAGVTQVAFDRSGYKYHGRVKALADAARESGLEF; this is encoded by the coding sequence ATGAGCGCAAAGAAAGAATCAAGAGAACGTAGAGCGCGCAGTACGCGTTTTAAAATCAGGGAGTTGGGTGCAACCCGTTTATCGGTACATCGCACTCCTCAGCATATGTACGCTCAGGTACTTTCTGCTGATGGCAGTAAGGTACTAGCTTCAGCTTCAACAGTTGAGAAAGAGCTTAAAGATGGTTCAACTGGAAATGTTGAAGCCGCAGGAAAAGTCGGAAAGCTAATCGCTGAGCGCGCTAAAGCCGCAGGTGTTACACAGGTAGCTTTTGATCGTTCGGGTTATAAATACCACGGTCGCGTTAAGGCGTTAGCCGATGCGGCGCGTGAAAGCGGACTGGAATTCTAA
- the rplX gene encoding 50S ribosomal protein L24 codes for MKKIKCDDEVIVIAGKDKGKRGKIVRVLQDGRVVVSGINMIKRSTKPNPMLGTPGGIVEKEAPIQASNVAIFNSATNKADRVGFKVLEDGAKVRVYKSNNEVIGS; via the coding sequence ATGAAAAAGATCAAATGTGACGATGAAGTGATCGTCATAGCGGGCAAGGACAAAGGCAAGCGCGGCAAAATTGTCCGCGTTCTGCAAGATGGTCGTGTCGTTGTATCAGGTATAAACATGATAAAGCGAAGCACCAAGCCAAATCCTATGTTGGGCACTCCAGGCGGTATCGTCGAGAAGGAAGCACCAATACAAGCTTCAAATGTAGCTATATTTAACTCAGCTACAAACAAGGCGGATAGGGTTGGCTTTAAAGTCTTGGAAGATGGCGCTAAAGTCCGTGTCTATAAGTCGAATAACGAGGTTATCGGCAGCTAA